In the Helicoverpa armigera isolate CAAS_96S chromosome 15, ASM3070526v1, whole genome shotgun sequence genome, one interval contains:
- the LOC110376366 gene encoding EF-hand domain-containing family member B gives MSSHCHRRTTGGKGNIGKFIERDPYIYAAGVPSAQAHENASDALQHYLLKDEADALLSDTILPTPKPRPLPPLRHPIPQDMRNSGPFGIVASLLSPPVPTKFQSLVADFKESSYSSYWEKPIGGVRDPTPMLPEGFDALGTTFGKLIVQDGGIYDVIMPKNPIPDKTPASKGPGVQVRRNYCSPPFNMDHVYGYRTGVDKRGTMARCCITDDRIVEGTAGRVMINSIQSNFLDAHQPKIGQVLAPNDNASHVPKDYTFGILRPPDNLPECLTFCEINKGVNVFRTCLKHLNTVRKGLSKRVLPSFFSSFYSELKYFDKEKSGWLEKNTVYDLCGVKLIRFDTEMMEYLLTMWQAFDGSHIKYKTFVFILNYREPSPEIPKIPDLPEDCIDFRTTYKEMVKPGQEADTRLRAGLPSGRYFDEDYPKTPDMYCKADRTCLPHESDASACLRPSVLTQLFVSHRDMYQKREPDVVRRVFEAAQGEKFTDERFNDLWEEAKQCHSEGWVCYETFRSVLEKNLDPPEKEEKTKIKLI, from the coding sequence atgtcgtcacaTTGTCACAGGCGTACTACGGGAGGGAAAGGGAACATTGGCAAGTTCATAGAAAGAGACCCGTATATTTATGCAGCGGGTGTGCCTTCTGCTCAGGCGCATGAGAATGCGAGCGATGCGTTACAACATTACCTGCTTAAAGATGAAGCAGACGCTTTGTTGTCTGATACTATCCTCCCGACACCCAAGCCACGCCCGCTTCCACCACTGCGTCATCCAATACCTCAAGATATGCGAAACTCGGGTCCTTTTGGCATAGTTGCTAGCCTCCTCAGCCCACCAGTTCCAACTAAATTCCAAAGTTTAGTTGCCGACTTTAAGGAGTCCTCATACTCATCTTATTGGGAAAAGCCCATTGGAGGTGTACGGGACCCTACGCCAATGTTACCAGAAGGCTTTGATGCTTTAGGAACTACCTTTGGAAAACTCATAGTGCAGGATGGAGGGATCTATGACGTAATAATGCCTAAAAACCCTATACCTGACAAAACACCCGCATCAAAGGGCCCAGGTGTTCAGGTACGACGCAATTATTGTTCACCGCCTTTCAACATGGATCATGTGTACGGTTACCGTACAGGGGTAGATAAACGAGGCACGATGGCTCGCTGTTGTATAACTGATGATAGGATTGTAGAAGGAACAGCGGGTAGGGTAATGATCAATTCAATACAGTCAAATTTCTTGGATGCTCACCAACCAAAAATTGGGCAGGTATTAGCACCGAATGATAACGCATCCCATGTTCCTAAAGATTACACATTCGGCATACTTAGGCCTCCTGATAATTTGCCGGAATGTCTCACATTTTGCGAAATCAACAAGGGCGTTAATGTTTTCAGAACATGCTTGAAGCATCTTAACACCGTACGAAAAGGTTTATCTAAACGCGTTTTACCAAGTTTCTTCTCTTCATTTTATTCGGAACTTAAATATTTCGATAAAGAAAAGAGCGGTTGGCTTGAAAAGAATACAGTATATGACTTATGTGGAGTCAAGCTAATACGATTTGATACAGAAATGATGGAATATTTATTAACTATGTGGCAGGCTTTCGATGGGTctcatataaaatacaaaaccttcgtatttattttaaattacagagAGCCTTCTCCCGAAATCCCTAAAATTCCGGATTTACCAGAAGACTGCATTGACTTTCGTACTACTTACAAAGAAATGGTGAAGCCAGGACAGGAAGCGGATACTCGCCTCAGAGCTGGTTTACCCTCCGGAAGATATTTCGATGAAGATTACCCAAAAACTCCTGATATGTACTGTAAAGCAGATAGAACGTGTCTCCCTCATGAATCGGATGCTAGCGCTTGTCTCAGGCCCAGTGTCTTGACGCAACTCTTTGTCTCTCATCGCGATATGTATCAGAAAAGAGAGCCAGATGTTGTGCGAAGAGTTTTTGAAGCAGCCCAAGGGGAAAAATTTACCGATGAAAGATTTAACGATTTGTGGGAAGAAGCCAAACAGTGTCACTCGGAAGGTTGGGTTTGTTACGAGACATTCCGTTCCGTTTTGGAGAAAAATCTTGATCCGCCCGAAAAAGAAGAGAAAACCAAAATTAAACTAATATAA